cgttttgtaTCAAAGCACAGtctagactcaattatccgaaattGTGTATGGTCATGAatcatgaaaaaagaaaaaaaaacatgtttttcgtggtttgatgattccgagtgatttttttccaaggccttctgATAATTGACTTTGAACTGAGCATTTTgtcatacttttttgaaaattcgatttgaGCTTGCAAACTTGATATTTTTTACTTACAGATTGCACACGGTGTGCCAGTTTGACGGAAAGACGAGCGTCGAGAAGATCGCAATCGGAGCGGCCGTTATCAGCGCGATGATCCACACTATCGCTATCAGCACTTTAGAGCATCTGCAGAATACAAAGTAGAGAAGAAGAGTGGCTTTGAATCTTGATTGCATAGATTTTTTCTCGAGTGATTTCAATTGAGATGTAGAACTGTCAGGTTCATTGGAGTTACTTCCTTTTAGTTGGAACTTTTTGATTCTTGTACAGTAAAACCACGTTGGTTTGAATTAAAGTTTtgatttgttgtgttttgtgagATAAATTTCAAAGTGACATCCTTGAACCATAACATCGGTAGGTTTTTTTGAACTTACGTCTTGGTGATCCTCGGCTTGAGCGGCCACATGATCGCAATGTACCGATCGCCGCTGATCGCAACTAGCGTGTACGCACTGACCAGCACCGACACGGCCTGGGTGTAGTTCACCAGGCGGCACATCATCAGCCCAAACGGCCAGTACTGCAGCACGAACGTCGAGATGAACGTGAACGGCACGCAGAACAGCATCATCATCAGATCCCCGACGGCCAGGTTCGTGATGAAGTAGTTCGTGACGGTTCTCATGCGCGGGTTGGACTGCACGATGAACAGCACGATCGAGTTGCCGATCACGGCCGTCACGAAGATCAGCACGTACAGGAAGTAGCTGGTCAGCTCGAAGTACAGACTGGCCCAGTACCCGCTGATGCACTCGCCCACGACCGGATGATCCACCGGATGCAGTGACTGGTTCGAGGAGGACCCGTTCCGGATGCGCTCGCTCAGCAGCTCGATGTAGTTCTGCTCCTCCGTGGAAGAGACGTACGGGAAGTTGGGCGCGTA
This is a stretch of genomic DNA from Culex pipiens pallens isolate TS chromosome 1, TS_CPP_V2, whole genome shotgun sequence. It encodes these proteins:
- the LOC120431968 gene encoding RYamide receptor-like, with protein sequence MSLLPVTIQYSDYFNKSWRNDSALGNDSSVPSLGLLGTGSSWNETYEVYAPNFPYVSSTEEQNYIELLSERIRNGSSSNQSLHPVDHPVVGECISGYWASLYFELTSYFLYVLIFVTAVIGNSIVLFIVQSNPRMRTVTNYFITNLAVGDLMMMLFCVPFTFISTFVLQYWPFGLMMCRLVNYTQAVSVLVSAYTLVAISGDRYIAIMWPLKPRITKTCSKVLIAIVWIIALITAAPIAIFSTLVFPSNWHTVCNL